Proteins encoded together in one Hevea brasiliensis isolate MT/VB/25A 57/8 chromosome 16, ASM3005281v1, whole genome shotgun sequence window:
- the LOC110652037 gene encoding GDSL esterase/lipase EXL3 — MKFLFERLGYSSSFTIFFVLVTSLFILNTAIPTITLPNNEKIPAVFVFGDSIVDTGNNNNIKTLAKCNYPPYGRDFNGGKPTGRFSNGRVPSDFIAEAFGVKKLLPAYLDPNLQTEDLLTGVCFASGGNGFDNITSSLPPAFTLSDQLQQFKDYIKKINSAVGEERSATIVSKGIFIICTGTNDILTTYYTTPFRRFHYTIDSYADFLVSLASSFIKELHGLGARRFGVLSLPPIGCVPSQRTIRGGLKRKCLDYANKAAILFNSKLASAIHALNSTFSDSNLIYLDVYNPLISLIQNPAKYGFEVATKGCCGTGKIEVTYLCNRFVDPLTCKDDTKYVFWDSYHPTEKAYETLITLILKRAGNVFG; from the exons ATGAAGTTTCTCTTTGAAAGGCTTGGATATTCATCTTCTTTTACCATTTTCTTTGTCTTAGTGACTAGCTTATTTATCCTAAACACTGCAATCCCTACCATAACTTTGCCCAACAATGAAAAGATTCCAGCAGTTTTTGTGTTTGGAGACTCTATAGTGGATACAGGCAACAACAACAATATCAAAACCCTTGCCAAGTGCAACTACCCTCCTTATGGGAGAGATTTCAATGGTGGAAAACCAACCGGAAGGTTTAGCAATGGCAGGGTCCCCTCCGACTTTATAG CTGAAGCATTTGGTGTAAAGAAACTGTTGCCGGCTTATCTTGATCCGAACCTGCAGACTGAAGACCTCCTAACTGGAGTTTGCTTTGCCTCTGGCGGTAATGGTTTTGATAATATCACATCCTCACTTCCG CCAGCATTTACCTTATCGGATCAACTACAACAGTTCAAAGATTACATAAAAAAGATAAATTCAGCAGTCGGAGAAGAAAGAAGTGCAACAATCGTATCCAAAGGCATATTCATAATCTGCACAGGAACCAACGATATTCTTACTACTTATTATACTACTCCATTTAGGCGATTTCACTACACCATTGATTCCTATGCGGATTTCTTGGTTAGCTTAGCTTCAAGTTTTATCAAG GAACTTCATGGTCTTGGGGCAAGAAGATTTGGAGTACTGAGCTTACCACCAATAGGGTGTGTACCATCGCAGAGAACTATACGTGGAGGCTTAAAAAGAAAATGCCTAGACTATGCCAATAAAGCTGCAATCCTCTTCAATTCCAAGCTAGCCTCTGCTATCCATGCTCTGAATTCAACGTTTTCTGATTCCAATCTTATATATCTTGACGTCTACAATCCACTGATTTCCCTCATCCAAAATCCTGCTAAATATG GATTTGAAGTGGCAACAAAAGGATGCTGCGGCACTGGAAAAATAGAGGTGACTTACCTTTGCAATCGCTTTGTTGACCCATTAACGTGCAAAGATGATACAAAATATGTATTCTGGGATAGTTATCATCCTACAGAGAAGGCTTACGAAACCCTTATCACTCTTATCCTCAAAAGAGCAGGGAATGTGTTCGGCTGA